In Candidatus Yanofskybacteria bacterium, the DNA window AGGGTTCCGTCCAAATCAAAAATAACCAGTTTCACTTTTTTGTACTTTTCGTTTATTCTTTGGAGGGACATGCTATTTAGAAAATTCAAACACATCTATATGATTGGCATAAAGGGCACGGGAATGTCTGCCTTGGCTGTAAACTTCAAGCATATGGGTATCGAGGTTATCGGCTCTGATTGTGCCGAATCTTTTTTTACGGATAAATTGCTAAAACGCCAAAAAATAAAATTTTTATCACCTTTTTCTGCAAACAATATCCCAGACAATACTGATTTGGTCGTCGTCTCTACGGCATATAATAACAAAAATGTTGAAGTTAAAGAAGCGGAAAAGCGCAAGTTACCCATACTTATCTACCCTCAAGCAATCGGTCTTTTAACAAAACAATTGCCGTCGGTTGCCGTTTGTGGAAGCCACGGCAAAACAACGACTTCCGGAACTTTGGGCTTCCTACTTAGCAAAACAGCCTATAGGCCAATTATAAATGTGGGTTCAATTGTGCCCCAATTGCTTAAATATAAAGCGTGCAGACCGAAGCTCCTGATTTTTGAAGCCGATGAGTATCAAAATAAGTTTGAATATTTTTATCCTCAAACCGTAATTCTTACAAATATTGATTACGACCATCCAGATTATTTCAAAACCCCGGCACATTACAAGTTGGCATTTAAAAATTTTATCAAAAGAATCCCCCGCACTGGCCTACTGATTTACTGCGCGGATGACAAAAATTGTCGTGATGTCGCCCGCCTTGCCAAATGCAAAAAAAT includes these proteins:
- the murC gene encoding UDP-N-acetylmuramate--L-alanine ligase, whose product is MLFRKFKHIYMIGIKGTGMSALAVNFKHMGIEVIGSDCAESFFTDKLLKRQKIKFLSPFSANNIPDNTDLVVVSTAYNNKNVEVKEAEKRKLPILIYPQAIGLLTKQLPSVAVCGSHGKTTTSGTLGFLLSKTAYRPIINVGSIVPQLLKYKACRPKLLIFEADEYQNKFEYFYPQTVILTNIDYDHPDYFKTPAHYKLAFKNFIKRIPRTGLLIYCADDKNCRDVARLAKCKKISYGFSDQADFKIKVLEILSNRMGFAVNGIGRFDSQLIGNHNSLNLTAAIVCATHLGINNKTIKNAITNFTGTKRRLEIVKKININGNACVVIDDYGHHPTEIKATIATIKTAYPDKTLWTVFQPHTFSRTEALFDNFSKCFTKSDKTVILDIYASKRETEGKVNSRDLVKKINSLNVVYKPDIVTAVKFLKTKIKNPSIILTLGASNVWELSSLL